One region of Microtus ochrogaster isolate Prairie Vole_2 unplaced genomic scaffold, MicOch1.0 UNK115, whole genome shotgun sequence genomic DNA includes:
- the Sertad1 gene encoding SERTA domain-containing protein 1, with protein sequence MLSKGLKRKREEEEKEEALSVDSWWLDQSHPAVAQTPPAVASSSLFDLSVLKLHHSLRQSEPDLRHLVLVVNTLRRIQASMEPTAPLPPVPMPPTAPSVADSLLASSDAGLSASMASLLEDLNHIEDLNQVPQPQADEGPPGRSIGGVPPNLGALDLLGPATGCLLDDGLEGLFEDIDTSMYDSELWLPASEGLKPGPENGPAKEETPELDEAELDYLMDVLVGTQALERPPGPGR encoded by the coding sequence ATGCTGAGCAAGGGTCTAAAGCGCAagcgggaggaggaggagaaggaagaagcccTCTCGGTGGACTCATGGTGGTTGGACCAAAGCCACCCAGCAGTGGCACAGACCCCTCCTGCCGTGGCCTCCAGCTCTCTGTTCGACCTCTCTGTGCTCAAGCTCCATCATAGCCTGCGCCAGAGTGAGCCAGACCTCCGGCACCTGGTGCTGGTCGTGAACACACTGCGGCGGATCCAGGCATCCATGGAACCTACAGCTCCCTTGCCACCTGTGCCCATGCCACCCACAGCCCCCTCCGTGGCAGACAGCCTTCTGGCTAGCTCGGACGCTGGCCTCTCAGCCTCCATGGCCAGCCTCCTGGAAGATCTCAACCACATTGAGGACCTGAACCAGGTTCCCCAACCCCAAGCAGATGAGGGTCCCCCAGGCCGCTCCATTGGAGGTGTCCCACCCAACCTGGGTGCCTTGGACCTCTTAGGGCCAGCCACTGGCTGTCTGCTGGACGATGGACTGGAGGGCTTATTTGAGGACATTGATACCTCCATGTATGATAGTGAACTTTGGTTACCAGCCTCTGAGGGTCTCAAACCTGGCCCTGAGAATGGTCCAGCCAAGGAGGAAACTCCAGAGTTGGACGAGGCTGAACTGGACTACCTCATGGACGTACTAGTGGGTACACAGGCACTAGAAAGGCCTCCGGGGCCTGGGCGCTGA